From Nitrospira sp., one genomic window encodes:
- a CDS encoding rhodanese-like domain-containing protein yields MADPALMRIRLNIVMQQKTESIAPMDEQIKHYETKLAFETDSWDLKVALESGENVLVIDARSPEAYQKEHIPGAINIPHRKMSAETTKHLDRTALVVTYCDGIGCNASTKGALNMSKIGFRVKELIGGLDWWKRDHHKTEGSVVCASTTVCGCD; encoded by the coding sequence ATGGCAGATCCAGCTCTTATGCGGATCCGCCTAAACATTGTTATGCAACAAAAAACCGAGAGTATCGCGCCCATGGATGAACAGATAAAACACTACGAAACCAAGCTCGCCTTCGAGACCGACTCCTGGGATTTAAAGGTTGCCTTGGAGTCTGGTGAAAATGTCTTGGTTATTGATGCGCGCTCACCCGAGGCATATCAGAAAGAACATATTCCGGGAGCAATCAACATTCCCCACCGAAAAATGAGTGCTGAAACGACAAAGCACCTCGACAGAACCGCCTTGGTTGTCACCTACTGCGATGGCATTGGTTGCAATGCCTCAACGAAAGGCGCGCTAAACATGTCGAAAATTGGTTTTCGTGTCAAAGAACTCATCGGTGGTCTGGATTGGTGGAAAAGGGATCATCACAAAACAGAAGGCAGTGTGGTGTGTGCAAGCACCACTGTCTGTGGCTGCGACTAA
- a CDS encoding integron integrase — MMPLDPIRIRPGEAGKLIVQLPYSPDHVAKIKTVAGRRWHANEQHWTVPRDDGTLGTLLSLFPGKSVEVDPALEGVKARDNGRPSSTLLAPVHADLRAALQARHYSRRTEQAYGHWVSRFLHFHQGRHPAEMAEADINRFLTHLALTEKVSASTQNQALSAFLFLYRHVNGRDIGDLGEVIRARKPERLPVVMTREEVKAVLANLIGEKRLMASLMYGAGLRLMECLRLRVQDLDFSRNEILIRDGKGAKDRMTMLPESVKAPLLGHLTKVKAVHQRDLAEGWGRVQLPDALDRKYPNAPRDWRWQWVFPQDHRWVNGKTKEQGRHHIDESLVQKAVRDAVAKAELMKRATCHTFRHSFATHLLESGSDIRTVQELLGHRDVKTTMIYTHVLHRGPAGVRSPLDGM; from the coding sequence ATGATGCCGTTAGATCCGATTCGGATTAGACCTGGAGAGGCGGGAAAACTGATCGTGCAGCTCCCGTATTCTCCCGATCATGTGGCGAAGATCAAGACGGTGGCTGGCCGTCGATGGCATGCCAACGAACAGCATTGGACGGTTCCCCGAGATGATGGGACGCTCGGCACACTGCTGAGTCTCTTTCCTGGGAAGTCCGTCGAAGTCGATCCGGCGCTTGAGGGCGTGAAAGCCCGCGACAATGGGAGGCCTTCTTCAACCTTACTAGCTCCGGTGCATGCGGATCTGCGCGCAGCCTTGCAGGCTCGTCACTACTCCAGGAGAACCGAACAGGCGTATGGCCACTGGGTCTCTCGGTTTCTGCACTTTCATCAGGGACGCCATCCTGCCGAGATGGCCGAAGCGGACATCAATCGGTTTCTGACTCATCTGGCCCTGACAGAGAAGGTCAGCGCCTCGACGCAAAACCAAGCGCTGTCGGCGTTCCTCTTCCTCTACCGACACGTAAACGGACGTGACATAGGCGACTTAGGTGAGGTCATCCGTGCCAGAAAGCCCGAGCGTCTGCCTGTGGTCATGACCCGTGAAGAAGTGAAAGCGGTGCTGGCGAACCTGATCGGCGAGAAGCGGCTGATGGCCTCACTGATGTATGGGGCTGGCCTCCGCCTCATGGAATGCCTGCGCCTGCGGGTGCAGGACCTTGATTTCTCTCGCAACGAAATTCTGATTCGGGACGGCAAGGGTGCCAAAGACCGGATGACCATGTTGCCCGAATCGGTCAAGGCCCCGCTCCTAGGCCACCTCACGAAGGTCAAGGCCGTTCATCAACGGGATCTTGCCGAGGGGTGGGGCCGCGTCCAGCTTCCAGACGCCCTCGACCGCAAGTACCCCAATGCGCCCCGAGACTGGCGCTGGCAATGGGTCTTTCCCCAGGACCACCGATGGGTCAATGGCAAGACCAAGGAACAAGGTCGCCATCATATTGACGAATCCCTGGTGCAGAAAGCCGTCAGAGACGCCGTGGCGAAGGCCGAGCTCATGAAGCGGGCCACGTGCCACACATTCCGGCATTCCTTCGCCACGCACCTGCTCGAAAGCGGCTCGGACATTCGAACCGTTCAGGAGTTGTTGGGACATCGTGACGTGAAAACAACAATGATCTATACCCATGTCCTCCATCGAGGGCCGGCGGGTGTCCGCAGTCCGCTCGACGGGATGTGA